TGTGGCGTGCGCGTTGACGTGTCCGATGTCCGTGGTCGACAGTCCGGCGGTTCCGATGGCGGTGTTGATCGCGTTGATCTGCCCGAGACCGTCGGGGTGACTGCCCGTGATGTGGTAGGCGTCGGCGGTGATGCCCGCCCCGGCCAGCCGTCCGTAGATCCTGGCACCGCGCGCCGCCGCGTGCTCGGCGCTCTCCAGCACCACGACGCCGGCACCCTCGCCCATGACGAAACCGTCCCGGTCGACGTCGAACGGGCGGGAGGCACGCTCCGGCTCGTCGTTGCGGGTGCTCAGCGTGCGCGACTGCGCGAAGCCCGCCACCGTGATCGGGTGGATGCACGCTTCCGCTCCGCCGGCGACGACCACGTCGGCCCGTCCGGAGCGGATCATGTCCATCCCGGTGGCCAGCCCCTCCGAGCCCGAGGCGCACGCCGCGGCCGGGGTGTGCACCCCCGCGCGTGCCCTGAGCTCCAGGCTCACGTGCGCCGCGGGCCCGTTGGGCATGAGCATCGGAACCGTCAGCGGTGAGACCTTGCGCAGCCCCTGCGACTTCAAGGTCTCGTGCTGATCCAGCAGGGTCATGGGACCGCCGATGCCGGTCCCGATGGCGACGCCGAGCCGCTCGGGATCGACGGGCTGATCCTCCTCGGAGGGCAGCTCGAAACCCGCGTCACTCCACGCCTGGTGCGCCGCGATCAGCGCGATCTGTTCGCAGCGGTCCATGCGCCGCAACCGGACCCGGGGCAGCACCTCGTTGGGCTCCACCGCCAGCGGAGCGGCGATCCGGCTGGGCAGCTCGTAGGTGTCCACCCAGTCGGCTTCGATCGTGCGGGTACCGCTGGCGCCGTTCAGCAAACCGTCCCAGGTGGACGC
This portion of the Actinopolyspora lacussalsi genome encodes:
- a CDS encoding 3-oxoacyl-[acyl-carrier-protein] synthase II (product_source=KO:K09458; cath_funfam=3.40.47.10; cog=COG0304; ko=KO:K09458; pfam=PF00109,PF02801; superfamily=53901; tigrfam=TIGR03150), with protein sequence MTTKDVVITGMGATTPLGGDVASTWDGLLNGASGTRTIEADWVDTYELPSRIAAPLAVEPNEVLPRVRLRRMDRCEQIALIAAHQAWSDAGFELPSEEDQPVDPERLGVAIGTGIGGPMTLLDQHETLKSQGLRKVSPLTVPMLMPNGPAAHVSLELRARAGVHTPAAACASGSEGLATGMDMIRSGRADVVVAGGAEACIHPITVAGFAQSRTLSTRNDEPERASRPFDVDRDGFVMGEGAGVVVLESAEHAAARGARIYGRLAGAGITADAYHITGSHPDGLGQINAINTAIGTAGLSTTDIGHVNAHATSTVVGDVGEATAVRKALGDDVVLTAPKGALGHLVGGAGAVESIVTILSLYHGVVPATRNLESPDPKVELEVISGEPRESNATAAVNDSFGFGGHNVALAFTRS